A genome region from Schlesneria paludicola DSM 18645 includes the following:
- a CDS encoding BlaI/MecI/CopY family transcriptional regulator: protein MSRFTAGELKVMQLLWEHGELKPTELQQLYPEPIKNPALRSYLVILVEKGHVVRRKVGKAFFYRAKTPRQRAFSSMLSDLVKTFCAGSVEQLLMTLVRKEQLSADDLLELKRLADEPALDVSEAAESGPKKRGTKET from the coding sequence ATGTCGAGGTTTACGGCGGGCGAGCTGAAGGTCATGCAACTTCTGTGGGAACACGGTGAGTTGAAACCTACAGAGCTGCAGCAACTTTATCCCGAGCCGATCAAGAATCCGGCGTTGCGGTCGTATCTCGTGATTTTGGTCGAGAAGGGCCATGTCGTCCGACGCAAAGTTGGTAAAGCGTTTTTCTATCGCGCCAAAACGCCGCGCCAGCGTGCGTTCTCTTCAATGCTCAGCGATCTCGTCAAGACCTTCTGCGCGGGAAGCGTCGAGCAATTGCTGATGACGCTCGTCCGTAAAGAGCAGCTCAGTGCCGACGATTTGCTTGAGCTCAAGCGGCTTGCAGATGAACCTGCGCTGGACGTCTCTGAGGCGGCAGAATCTGGTCCAAAGAAACGCGGCACGAAGGAGACGTGA
- a CDS encoding carboxypeptidase regulatory-like domain-containing protein translates to MSLSFEASVVLLAIKVSLTLLAAWLGHAIVSQKNPRWQVLIWRVAASAMAVCFVGTLVPPLYLVPFLRAEVTRERVPPQPEAARVAVELPTALASSTPSPTDQSGGHDTERQIPGNEAGLSLSSTQTDPIPASHGTSETRPIVTLDPSPSESVSIASGPADAPLGWMRIAFVVYAAVAGVLLLRLLIGLRAAKQECRMSTPAPDWIVAIAAPLTERSALSVRMTDRFESPVLCGLIRQTILLPTALLQSSSAEIDVRAAIAHETAHAVGHDLGWDCFLGIMAAVVWPVPLVWRMRSVHRAACERVSDRVAVDCVGDLVAYQRLIARIALRIAGEQRAVGMAMARRSDVRERLAALLMCPGVPVLGWRGILLASGVMIAAGVVGSGSLGPRAADANPLLAEKDNQPVAADEVGHERAPLRTRPEKLRFQVVRSDNNEPLSDAKITVQLYHPQQRDRRDLLTDEMGQVDFEYPDGDVPIQLWGLVKRPGFVPYFANFGRNLIPTVLPTEKIIRMDVGKTVGGIVVDSSGAPIAGVALSILIPATDTPSEIHYTIFEETTNEDGKWRFDGAPLSHGLNVSLSHPRFTKGSQSVQDRVDGRYVLEPGLTLTGHVTDENGQPVPGARITIGRDRFGSDDKPSTVEKDGSYAVYALRPQSTYVTVEAPGFAPQVVPIDLDANSKSVDFKLKPGHLIQFHVLDEAGNPIQAASIFADTWNGFRTLRWVGKSDAQGNVAWNGAPAENVKFDIVHEGYAYLRNLYLGPQEEPHQIQLLPPLVVSGTVVDTKQAKVAKFNVCFGAKYNGREEITWDTNDGSNGKNGKFEVRYLESCEEVFLRIEAEGFRPWISDAIPFRKANHKVFVKLEPGRGPMGIVWSPDGTPAEGAQLTLVTAKDGMQFTAGYRPSGGKQTVKSEAEGRFEFRPCDDESLIVAVHPTGYAEVTTSDFINKKAIHLHHWARLEVLVRQGRAPLAEAGIRIDPIRQTGRAVQVFSYGIQGKTNAEGRAVFDRVVPGEVWVSKSLEQVIGSGSVVYGERAEKVGLLPGARKLIELGGSGVMVKGQIRLPENPPEPHLWSLNAAARIYTQPTSTNPESRSYQMLIGKDGSFELHDVAPGRYQFQLDLTAVPDPAQCGTGAAMGRITREIDIPETDPVLDLGVIEGTWFKRLGAGEAAPVFVATGLNGDNIRSTDLRGRLTLIDFWATWCGPCMAEMPDLVELHEQFQSDPRFELVGVSVDRSMEEATTAINKHGWKWKFAYAGGGMHTLIPSRFDVTTIPVKFLIDVDGTILYRGQDLRAITKLIQKRLADLSNSTSLEAEDRKGRRSKPSTDSFSSPDLTEVAVVADNLEYPSGTAPRANGAGLTLWFAEKQPLRSFADVGTSRWLSGPHRAAVDSIRSRIAICDTWHKRLVVLDRFGRKHFETELPGLHAVSVDEQTGEFWCLALSILDSGELVVLDENGNERTRYPISAYGIEFSPADDAFWVVGKSLAKMTRDGKTVSVGQLSTGAYTFTDIAVDRTVKGAWVLEDDHPDLPASQLRLWRVQPDGTAQPTYRFPEKTLARSLALIGGRPWIATRLYDRSQVPTESEWSIQRFTTDGVPSELSELAASDVTKGAVSGAIWIRTKESLQRIERDGTVLKTISLPEKVKCMQILAF, encoded by the coding sequence ATGAGCCTGAGCTTTGAAGCGAGCGTCGTACTGTTGGCGATCAAAGTATCGCTCACGCTGTTGGCCGCGTGGTTGGGGCACGCAATTGTTTCCCAAAAGAATCCGCGTTGGCAGGTCCTGATCTGGCGAGTTGCGGCATCGGCGATGGCCGTCTGTTTTGTGGGAACGCTGGTGCCACCACTGTATTTGGTGCCATTCTTGAGGGCCGAAGTCACTCGGGAGAGGGTACCACCACAGCCAGAGGCGGCTCGTGTTGCGGTCGAATTGCCGACCGCGCTGGCCTCGTCGACGCCGTCACCGACGGATCAGAGCGGTGGACACGACACAGAGCGACAGATCCCAGGGAATGAGGCGGGATTGAGTCTTTCCAGTACCCAAACGGACCCGATACCCGCGTCTCATGGCACAAGTGAAACACGTCCCATTGTGACACTTGATCCCTCACCGTCTGAATCCGTGAGTATTGCGTCGGGCCCCGCGGATGCACCTCTTGGTTGGATGAGAATCGCGTTCGTCGTCTACGCGGCCGTGGCCGGAGTTCTTTTGCTGCGCCTGCTGATTGGACTGCGCGCCGCGAAACAAGAATGCCGGATGTCCACCCCAGCGCCGGATTGGATTGTTGCAATCGCCGCGCCACTGACTGAACGTTCCGCGCTTTCGGTACGGATGACAGATCGCTTCGAATCACCAGTGTTGTGTGGTCTGATTCGACAAACGATTCTCTTGCCGACAGCTTTGCTTCAATCTTCCTCGGCCGAGATTGACGTTCGTGCGGCGATCGCTCATGAGACCGCTCATGCCGTGGGGCATGATCTCGGTTGGGACTGTTTCCTTGGCATCATGGCCGCAGTCGTTTGGCCCGTTCCACTTGTCTGGCGGATGCGGTCTGTGCATCGCGCGGCGTGTGAACGAGTGAGCGACCGGGTTGCGGTGGATTGCGTGGGTGATCTGGTCGCCTATCAGCGCTTGATCGCACGAATTGCATTGCGGATTGCCGGAGAGCAACGAGCTGTGGGCATGGCAATGGCCCGGCGATCTGATGTTCGCGAGCGTCTTGCCGCCCTCCTGATGTGCCCCGGTGTTCCCGTTTTGGGTTGGCGCGGAATCCTGTTGGCAAGTGGTGTGATGATCGCGGCAGGGGTTGTCGGCAGCGGTTCGCTCGGCCCGCGAGCGGCGGATGCCAACCCCCTCCTCGCCGAAAAAGACAATCAACCCGTCGCTGCCGACGAGGTTGGGCACGAGCGGGCGCCATTGCGTACGCGCCCGGAGAAATTGCGATTTCAAGTCGTTCGGAGTGATAACAATGAGCCGCTCTCGGACGCGAAGATTACCGTGCAGCTTTATCATCCGCAGCAACGGGATCGACGCGATCTTCTGACGGACGAGATGGGACAAGTGGACTTTGAATATCCCGATGGCGACGTCCCAATTCAATTATGGGGCTTAGTCAAGCGGCCGGGATTCGTGCCCTATTTCGCCAATTTCGGACGGAATTTGATTCCCACGGTGTTGCCAACTGAAAAAATCATTCGGATGGATGTGGGCAAGACAGTTGGAGGAATCGTCGTCGATTCTTCGGGGGCGCCGATTGCCGGTGTCGCTCTCTCCATTTTAATTCCGGCCACAGATACACCGTCCGAAATTCACTATACGATTTTCGAAGAGACAACGAATGAGGATGGCAAATGGCGATTTGATGGAGCACCACTCTCACACGGACTAAATGTCTCGTTGTCACATCCACGTTTCACGAAGGGGAGTCAATCCGTTCAAGATCGTGTCGATGGTCGTTATGTCCTCGAACCAGGTTTGACGCTGACGGGACACGTCACCGATGAAAACGGCCAGCCCGTCCCCGGCGCACGGATCACGATCGGACGTGATCGCTTTGGAAGCGATGATAAACCCAGCACTGTTGAGAAAGATGGATCGTACGCGGTCTATGCCTTAAGACCCCAATCAACGTATGTGACCGTCGAAGCACCGGGGTTTGCACCGCAAGTTGTTCCGATTGATTTAGATGCGAACTCAAAATCTGTGGATTTTAAGCTGAAGCCCGGACATCTGATTCAATTCCACGTGCTCGACGAAGCTGGCAATCCGATTCAGGCTGCAAGTATCTTCGCCGACACTTGGAATGGGTTTCGAACATTGAGGTGGGTGGGAAAATCGGACGCACAAGGGAATGTGGCGTGGAATGGTGCGCCGGCCGAGAATGTTAAGTTTGACATTGTGCACGAAGGCTATGCCTACCTGAGAAATCTTTATCTGGGGCCACAAGAAGAACCCCATCAGATTCAATTGCTGCCGCCTTTGGTCGTTTCCGGAACCGTTGTCGATACGAAACAGGCGAAGGTTGCCAAGTTCAACGTCTGTTTCGGCGCGAAATACAACGGGCGCGAGGAGATTACTTGGGACACGAACGATGGTTCAAACGGAAAGAACGGCAAATTCGAGGTCCGATACCTCGAGTCTTGCGAGGAAGTCTTCTTGCGGATTGAAGCGGAAGGGTTTCGGCCTTGGATTTCAGACGCAATTCCGTTTCGGAAGGCGAATCACAAGGTCTTCGTCAAGCTGGAACCTGGTCGCGGACCCATGGGCATTGTCTGGTCGCCGGATGGCACGCCCGCAGAGGGAGCCCAGTTGACGCTCGTCACGGCAAAAGACGGGATGCAGTTTACCGCCGGTTATCGCCCCAGTGGTGGCAAGCAGACCGTGAAATCAGAGGCCGAAGGTCGGTTTGAATTCCGGCCATGTGATGATGAATCGCTGATTGTTGCGGTGCATCCGACAGGATACGCAGAAGTCACTACGAGCGATTTCATCAACAAAAAAGCGATTCACTTACATCATTGGGCCAGGCTCGAAGTCCTTGTGCGTCAGGGGAGGGCTCCGCTGGCAGAAGCTGGTATTCGGATCGATCCAATCCGTCAAACCGGAAGGGCTGTTCAGGTTTTCTCGTATGGCATCCAGGGCAAGACCAATGCCGAAGGCCGTGCCGTTTTCGATCGCGTCGTACCGGGCGAGGTCTGGGTGAGCAAAAGTTTGGAGCAAGTCATTGGCAGCGGATCGGTTGTCTATGGCGAACGTGCGGAGAAAGTCGGGTTGTTACCCGGCGCGCGGAAACTTATCGAACTCGGTGGCTCAGGTGTCATGGTGAAAGGGCAGATCAGGTTGCCTGAGAATCCCCCTGAACCGCATCTGTGGAGTCTGAATGCCGCCGCCAGAATCTATACGCAACCGACGTCGACGAATCCGGAAAGCCGATCGTATCAAATGTTGATTGGCAAAGATGGTTCATTCGAGCTGCATGACGTGGCACCAGGCCGCTATCAGTTTCAACTTGATCTGACAGCCGTTCCCGACCCGGCACAGTGCGGAACCGGGGCTGCGATGGGACGCATCACTCGTGAAATTGATATACCGGAAACAGATCCTGTTCTGGATCTTGGCGTCATTGAGGGAACCTGGTTCAAACGGTTGGGGGCGGGTGAGGCTGCGCCCGTATTCGTCGCGACCGGGCTAAACGGCGACAACATCCGATCCACAGATCTGCGCGGCAGACTGACCTTGATCGATTTCTGGGCAACCTGGTGCGGACCGTGCATGGCCGAAATGCCTGATCTCGTGGAGCTTCATGAGCAGTTCCAATCGGACCCTCGCTTTGAATTGGTGGGAGTGTCGGTTGACCGATCGATGGAAGAGGCGACGACCGCCATCAATAAGCACGGTTGGAAATGGAAGTTTGCGTACGCGGGGGGCGGGATGCACACCCTGATTCCGTCCCGATTTGACGTCACGACCATTCCCGTCAAATTTCTGATCGACGTGGACGGCACGATCTTGTACCGCGGTCAGGATTTGCGGGCCATTACCAAGTTAATCCAGAAACGCCTTGCCGATTTGTCTAACTCGACATCGTTGGAGGCTGAAGATCGAAAAGGGCGTCGCTCCAAACCGTCGACAGATTCCTTCTCGTCACCGGATTTGACCGAAGTGGCGGTGGTTGCCGACAACCTCGAGTATCCGTCTGGAACCGCGCCCCGCGCGAATGGGGCTGGGTTGACACTGTGGTTTGCCGAAAAGCAGCCGCTTCGCAGCTTCGCTGATGTGGGGACATCTCGATGGCTCTCGGGGCCACACCGAGCGGCCGTCGATTCAATTCGAAGTCGTATTGCAATCTGCGACACGTGGCATAAGCGGCTCGTTGTGCTCGATCGTTTCGGGCGAAAGCACTTCGAGACGGAGCTTCCTGGCCTTCATGCGGTGTCGGTGGACGAACAGACGGGCGAATTCTGGTGTCTGGCTCTTTCTATTTTGGACTCAGGCGAACTCGTCGTTCTTGATGAAAATGGCAACGAACGGACGAGGTATCCGATTTCGGCTTACGGAATCGAGTTTTCACCCGCCGATGACGCGTTTTGGGTTGTGGGGAAATCGCTTGCCAAGATGACCCGTGATGGCAAGACGGTCAGCGTCGGCCAGTTGTCCACAGGTGCGTACACGTTCACGGATATTGCCGTCGATCGGACGGTGAAAGGTGCATGGGTGTTGGAAGACGATCATCCCGATCTGCCGGCGAGCCAACTGCGGCTTTGGAGAGTCCAGCCGGACGGAACCGCGCAACCAACCTATCGTTTCCCTGAGAAAACGTTGGCCCGATCATTGGCGTTGATTGGGGGTAGACCCTGGATTGCGACACGCCTGTATGATCGATCGCAAGTCCCGACGGAATCTGAATGGAGCATCCAACGTTTCACGACCGACGGCGTTCCCAGCGAATTGTCCGAACTGGCGGCTTCGGATGTGACGAAGGGAGCGGTTTCTGGAGCGATCTGGATCAGGACCAAGGAATCGCTGCAGCGTATCGAACGAGATGGGACGGTTTTGAAAACGATTTCACTACCCGAGAAAGTCAAATGCATGCAGATTCTCGCATTCTGA
- a CDS encoding lysylphosphatidylglycerol synthase transmembrane domain-containing protein: MTATPPNRTRAIVITSFKWLLAIGLLAGLYVMCGKDLAKLKDRQILWGMFGAALLVRLASLMATFTRWRLLVRGTGLPFSLRESFRLGMLGEACNLMGPGAVGGDLIKAALLAKDHPKRIPSVLATVFLDRVLGMWALFVLGALASLSPAGTKPGPELQWAVWVLWGGAVAGLFGIGLMFVPAFTHSRLMHWLTTWRIGGRIVKELMDSVQMYQGKPQIVIGAALLGLAGHFGFLTSFYFCALSLHHGQIIPGFIDHIVGLPLPEALSAAVPTPGGVGALEGAVAWFYQQAQKSLVPDSTQEQLATALSNGVLTALGYRLTSFVWGAVGVVYYLSSRQEIRRAAEVAETQPVAA, from the coding sequence GTGACTGCCACACCTCCCAATCGTACGCGTGCCATTGTCATCACGTCCTTCAAATGGCTGCTCGCCATCGGCTTGCTGGCGGGTTTGTATGTGATGTGCGGAAAGGATCTGGCCAAGCTGAAAGATCGCCAGATTCTGTGGGGGATGTTCGGTGCCGCATTGCTGGTGCGACTCGCATCCTTGATGGCCACCTTCACGCGCTGGCGACTGCTTGTACGCGGGACAGGTTTGCCATTTTCGTTACGAGAGTCATTCCGTTTGGGAATGCTGGGTGAGGCATGCAATCTGATGGGCCCCGGTGCCGTCGGCGGCGATTTGATCAAAGCGGCTCTGTTGGCCAAGGATCATCCCAAGCGAATCCCTTCCGTGCTCGCGACGGTGTTTCTGGATCGAGTCCTCGGAATGTGGGCTCTATTTGTATTGGGTGCACTTGCGTCACTCAGCCCCGCCGGGACGAAACCTGGGCCAGAACTCCAGTGGGCGGTGTGGGTGCTGTGGGGTGGCGCTGTCGCCGGCCTGTTCGGGATCGGCCTGATGTTTGTTCCGGCATTTACGCATTCACGACTGATGCACTGGCTGACGACCTGGCGCATCGGCGGCCGGATCGTCAAAGAACTGATGGATTCGGTCCAGATGTATCAAGGAAAACCACAGATCGTGATTGGAGCCGCCCTCTTGGGTCTGGCGGGACATTTTGGCTTTCTGACATCGTTCTACTTTTGTGCCCTCTCGTTACATCATGGCCAGATCATTCCCGGTTTCATTGATCACATCGTCGGATTGCCGCTACCAGAAGCACTCAGTGCGGCCGTCCCCACCCCCGGCGGGGTCGGGGCACTCGAAGGGGCTGTTGCCTGGTTCTATCAGCAGGCTCAAAAGTCACTGGTGCCAGATAGCACGCAAGAACAATTGGCAACAGCTCTTTCAAACGGAGTTCTCACTGCACTGGGATACCGTTTGACATCATTCGTCTGGGGTGCCGTAGGCGTCGTCTATTACCTGTCGTCACGTCAAGAAATTCGACGAGCGGCCGAAGTTGCAGAGACGCAACCTGTCGCCGCATAA
- a CDS encoding MBL fold metallo-hydrolase, whose protein sequence is MKITFLGAAGEVTGSQHLIETDSHRILLDCGLFQGHRTESRLKNEHFYCDPKSIDGVILSHAHADHCGNLPGLYKAGYRGPIFCTPATADVADVMLHDSAHIQEEDAKYLNRKHPPGTPSIKPLYDDGHVTAVVKNFETVPYADWHQLSKDFRLRFQDAGHILGSAITEMEIRDKGDWKRVVFTGDLGRRDTPLLRDPQRVEGCDVLITESTYGNRIHPPADDIKVQLKSILKRAAARGGRVIIPAFSLGRTQTFVYFLNQLSNAGELPSIPVYVDSPLSKEITSVYRNHNASLDVEFHRIMQSDKDPFSFPGLRYIANQSESMQLNHRKGAFVVIAASGMCEAGRVVHHLLHGISDPNNIVVLIGYQAENTLGRRIHDQAPMVRILDHQVELRAEVESLEGLSAHADAEDFKWWFEGLAADRGVGRAFIVHGEQDQRLALSQLLDHVCDEPPTLPKYRESFEV, encoded by the coding sequence ATGAAGATCACGTTTCTCGGTGCGGCGGGGGAAGTCACTGGCAGTCAGCATTTGATTGAGACCGATTCGCATCGAATCTTGCTCGACTGTGGCTTGTTCCAGGGGCATCGGACCGAGTCCCGGCTGAAGAATGAGCATTTCTACTGTGATCCGAAGTCGATCGACGGCGTGATTCTGTCGCACGCGCATGCCGACCACTGCGGGAACTTGCCGGGGCTGTACAAGGCGGGATATCGCGGCCCCATTTTCTGCACCCCCGCGACGGCAGACGTGGCTGACGTGATGCTGCATGACAGTGCTCACATTCAGGAAGAAGACGCGAAGTACCTGAACCGCAAGCATCCGCCGGGTACGCCGTCGATTAAGCCACTCTATGATGACGGTCATGTGACGGCCGTGGTGAAGAATTTTGAAACGGTGCCGTACGCGGACTGGCATCAGCTTTCGAAAGACTTTCGGCTTCGATTTCAAGACGCTGGACACATCCTGGGCTCGGCGATTACCGAGATGGAGATTCGCGACAAAGGCGATTGGAAACGGGTCGTCTTTACCGGGGACCTTGGCCGCCGTGACACGCCGCTGTTGCGAGATCCTCAACGGGTCGAAGGGTGTGACGTCTTGATTACCGAATCGACCTATGGAAACCGCATTCATCCTCCGGCCGACGATATCAAGGTTCAACTGAAGTCGATCCTGAAGCGGGCAGCGGCACGGGGAGGGCGAGTGATCATTCCGGCGTTTAGCTTGGGTCGGACGCAGACGTTCGTGTACTTCTTGAATCAGTTGTCGAACGCGGGTGAATTGCCTTCGATCCCGGTGTACGTCGACAGTCCACTTTCGAAAGAGATCACTTCGGTCTATCGGAATCACAACGCATCGCTCGACGTGGAATTTCATCGGATCATGCAATCCGACAAAGATCCGTTCAGCTTTCCCGGGCTGCGCTACATTGCCAATCAGTCGGAAAGCATGCAGCTCAATCATCGCAAGGGTGCGTTTGTGGTGATTGCCGCCAGCGGGATGTGTGAGGCGGGGCGCGTGGTGCATCACCTGCTGCATGGGATCAGCGATCCGAACAACATCGTCGTCCTGATCGGCTATCAGGCCGAGAATACGCTCGGCCGCCGAATTCATGATCAAGCTCCGATGGTCCGCATTCTGGACCATCAGGTGGAACTTCGCGCCGAGGTCGAATCGCTCGAAGGACTTTCGGCACATGCGGATGCCGAAGACTTCAAATGGTGGTTTGAGGGCTTAGCCGCCGATCGCGGCGTCGGTCGTGCATTTATTGTTCATGGCGAGCAGGATCAACGACTCGCGTTGTCGCAGTTGCTGGATCATGTCTGCGACGAACCGCCAACGCTGCCCAAATATCGCGAGTCGTTTGAAGTATAG
- the rdgB gene encoding RdgB/HAM1 family non-canonical purine NTP pyrophosphatase, translated as MTSFPSIVLSSRNKKKIGEIAELFAPLGIELVGVDQFPEVGEVEEDGDSFAANAAKKAAEVAKQIQHWVIAEDSGLCVDALNGAPGIYSARYAGQQGADAANNEKLLHELAAVPVEKRTAYYVCHAVLCDPSGQVRLSSEGRCGGVILNSFHGEHGFGYDPLFLVQEYHQTFGQLTPAVKRHISHRAKAFERLIPQILRLFEQCQ; from the coding sequence ATGACGTCCTTCCCTTCGATCGTCTTGAGTAGCCGTAACAAGAAGAAGATCGGTGAAATCGCAGAGCTGTTTGCGCCGCTGGGGATTGAACTTGTCGGGGTCGATCAGTTTCCCGAAGTCGGTGAAGTGGAAGAAGATGGCGATTCATTTGCCGCCAATGCCGCCAAGAAAGCAGCCGAAGTCGCGAAACAGATCCAGCACTGGGTCATCGCCGAGGACAGCGGATTGTGTGTCGACGCCCTGAACGGTGCACCGGGGATCTACTCCGCTCGATATGCCGGTCAGCAGGGTGCCGACGCCGCCAACAACGAAAAGCTGTTGCACGAACTCGCCGCCGTCCCGGTTGAGAAACGAACCGCATACTATGTCTGTCACGCGGTGTTGTGCGATCCAAGCGGGCAGGTGCGTCTCTCCTCCGAAGGACGTTGTGGCGGAGTGATCCTAAACAGCTTTCACGGCGAGCACGGATTCGGATATGACCCGTTGTTTCTCGTCCAGGAATATCATCAGACGTTCGGCCAACTTACTCCGGCAGTAAAACGTCATATCAGCCATCGTGCCAAGGCGTTCGAGCGATTAATTCCGCAGATTTTGCGTTTATTCGAACAATGCCAGTGA
- the ruvB gene encoding Holliday junction branch migration DNA helicase RuvB: protein MARQKVIEGGAGEGDPKPPLPPNIGAGIGAGGEFNPDDDKFDEELRPQKLSEVVGQKKVVDRLKIVLDATLRRKEPLGHILFDGPPGLGKTTLAMTLAREMGTECQITSGPSLMAPKDLLSYLTNASYGSVLFIDEIHRLPPAVEEFIYPVMEDFRVDIVLGEGLNARTINMKLKPFTIIGATTRSGMLTAPLRDRFVHREHLDFYDLPELTEIVRRNCAKLRTQIVEDAARLIADRSRGTPRKANNLLRWTRDFATVREPEGHVTRVAAENALAMLEIDTVGLEAQDRRYLQTLVSVFTGGPAGLSAIGHTMNVPPDTLEDEVEPFLLRVGFIQRTPRGRMITASGLNHLGIKPQEPPSTDDSQKRLF from the coding sequence ATGGCTCGGCAAAAAGTGATCGAAGGTGGGGCGGGTGAGGGCGATCCAAAACCTCCGCTGCCGCCAAACATCGGCGCCGGAATCGGAGCAGGGGGCGAATTCAATCCGGACGATGACAAGTTTGATGAAGAACTTCGACCACAAAAGCTGAGCGAGGTCGTTGGGCAGAAGAAAGTCGTCGATCGATTGAAAATCGTGCTCGACGCAACGCTTCGCCGGAAAGAGCCGCTTGGGCATATTCTGTTCGACGGGCCACCAGGCTTGGGCAAGACCACGCTCGCGATGACCTTGGCTCGCGAGATGGGCACGGAATGTCAGATCACATCGGGGCCATCGCTGATGGCACCGAAAGATTTGCTGTCGTATCTGACCAATGCCAGCTATGGCTCGGTGTTGTTTATCGACGAAATTCATCGCCTGCCTCCTGCCGTCGAAGAATTCATCTATCCGGTGATGGAAGATTTTCGTGTCGATATCGTCCTGGGCGAAGGGCTGAACGCGCGTACCATCAACATGAAGTTGAAGCCGTTCACGATAATTGGGGCAACGACTCGCAGTGGGATGTTGACGGCGCCGTTACGCGATCGATTTGTTCACCGCGAGCATCTGGATTTTTACGACCTGCCGGAACTGACGGAAATTGTCCGCCGCAACTGTGCGAAGTTACGGACGCAGATCGTCGAAGACGCCGCGCGGCTGATTGCGGATCGAAGCCGAGGAACTCCGCGAAAGGCGAATAACCTTCTGCGCTGGACGCGCGACTTTGCGACAGTGCGCGAGCCAGAGGGTCATGTGACACGCGTGGCGGCAGAGAACGCATTGGCCATGCTGGAAATCGATACCGTGGGCTTGGAAGCTCAGGACCGGCGTTATCTGCAAACGCTAGTTTCAGTCTTCACGGGCGGGCCCGCTGGCTTGTCGGCGATTGGTCACACGATGAACGTTCCGCCGGACACACTTGAGGACGAGGTCGAGCCATTTCTATTACGTGTCGGCTTCATTCAACGTACCCCAAGGGGGCGAATGATCACCGCCTCCGGATTGAATCATCTTGGCATTAAACCCCAAGAACCGCCCTCGACAGACGATTCCCAAAAGCGTCTCTTTTGA
- a CDS encoding GNAT family N-acetyltransferase: protein MIPHHELNSQEVNSLGQPIGNIVPNWQPVAFPVREEMRGRFCRLEPLDVDRHAEDLYQANSLDKEGRSWTYLPYGPFDGFTEYKNWLTQSALGSDPLYFAILSEATGKAVGVSSYLRIDPNHGCIEVGHLNFSPLLQATPAATEAMYLMMERAFDLGYRRYEWKCHSLNAPSRRAAQRFGFSFEGIFRQAVVIKGRNRDTAWYSIIDQEWPALRFVFQQWLAPTNFDEQGTQRTSLASLTAALAKQQE from the coding sequence ATGATTCCGCACCACGAACTCAATTCTCAGGAAGTCAATTCTTTGGGACAGCCCATCGGAAACATCGTTCCGAATTGGCAGCCGGTGGCCTTCCCCGTTCGCGAAGAAATGCGGGGGCGATTTTGTCGCCTGGAACCGCTCGACGTGGATCGACATGCCGAAGATCTCTACCAGGCGAATTCGCTCGACAAAGAAGGGAGAAGTTGGACCTATTTGCCTTATGGTCCTTTCGACGGGTTCACCGAGTACAAAAACTGGCTGACGCAATCGGCTCTGGGCAGCGACCCGCTCTATTTCGCAATCCTCAGCGAGGCGACAGGAAAAGCCGTCGGGGTTTCCAGCTATCTGCGCATCGACCCGAACCACGGCTGCATCGAAGTCGGGCATCTCAACTTTTCACCATTGCTGCAAGCGACCCCCGCCGCGACGGAAGCGATGTATTTGATGATGGAGCGCGCGTTCGATCTGGGATATCGGCGTTATGAGTGGAAATGCCACTCACTGAATGCCCCCTCACGCCGCGCCGCACAGCGGTTCGGGTTCTCGTTCGAAGGAATCTTCCGCCAGGCCGTCGTGATCAAGGGCCGCAATCGCGATACGGCCTGGTATTCCATCATCGACCAGGAATGGCCAGCCCTGCGCTTCGTCTTCCAACAATGGCTCGCCCCCACAAACTTCGATGAACAGGGAACACAGAGAACATCGCTCGCATCATTGACGGCAGCTTTGGCCAAACAGCAGGAATAA